Proteins found in one Stigmatella erecta genomic segment:
- a CDS encoding CARDB domain-containing protein, whose translation MSQVIFSACEPQSQTRQELGQVEAFADANVAQGKAITASSYTQVYYATNANDGNRGTYWEGAPNAYPNLLTVNLGSNHDIKSIVLQLNPDSIWATRTQNITVLGHNASTSTFSTLVGAANYTFNPSTGNQVTIPVTSTVSEVRLQFNSNTGSTGAQVAEFQVIGSPTAGSATYALTVNNGSGSGAYAANTVVNITAAAPPSGQVFSAWTGGVAANFGNINAASTTYRTSAAATTISATYVPASQGGSRYEAESATLSGGAVVTTNHAGYTGSGFVEGYWTQGASTRFNVSVASAGWYDLGLRYGNGFAESNISYYVNGAKLGQSILPTTGNWDTWLTKTEVAYLNAGTNQVTYQYDAGDGANINLDALSLAATTAQKPDLSVSDIQWSSASSPPQQGEAITFKAVVKNSGTAASPSGVHKVSFRVGGQEVATSTLPTSTSLAAGASTTLTANSTWSTAFGTYPVTAVVDPDNTIAEFSDANNSLTKSLTVSQSPGPDLVVQSISWSPSTPSAGTAVSFTVNVANQGLNATTGNSVALRLVIDGSTTLTGATSSFLAAGASAAVTFSGTWTAANGNHTFVATVDPANAINEAVESNNTQSSSLYVGRGANVPWLQYEAESGRTNGTVQGPGRQLGTIAGEASGRKAVVLDATGEYVEWTTSAPANAIVVRNSMPDAAGGGGIQATLSLYVNGSKLGTLNLSSKEAWVYGDDATQYNNPSAGPPRRIYDESSKLLNTTIPAGATVRLQKDSGDTSPYYAIDFVDLELVAAPIAKPAGYVDVTQAGNGWEPAIPNDGKADDNAISQAIWAVEAGRFSGVYLPPGVYDQTNKIQVKGVTIQGAGLWHTRLYNASLAEDAGWGQTGFIITGDNAKFRDFAIFGATDGLRTQGGKAWVNSAFKNTVIENMWIEHVHCGYWVGGPSESTNLRISNVRIRNTGADGVNLCNGNKDSIIENSHARNTGDDAFAIWSARDLYPQPNINNVIRNCTVQLVWRAAAYAVYGGRGNRIENSIAYDVMTYPGLTVSSEFNPFPLESVTIDGLTLVRTGGTYWNGQQFGSIWLRADQTPTNGITIKNVDIVDPTYQGISIQSNGGSFANVAFENITINNPTTYGVQVLPTAQGGASFTNVTVNNAPSGKFANQAGGAFTVTKGTGNNW comes from the coding sequence GTGTCCCAAGTGATTTTCAGCGCTTGCGAGCCCCAATCGCAGACGCGGCAGGAGCTGGGCCAGGTGGAAGCCTTCGCCGACGCGAACGTCGCGCAGGGCAAGGCCATCACCGCCTCCTCCTATACGCAGGTCTATTACGCCACGAACGCGAATGACGGGAACCGCGGCACGTACTGGGAGGGCGCCCCCAATGCCTATCCCAACCTGCTGACGGTGAACCTGGGCAGCAACCACGACATCAAGTCCATCGTGCTGCAGCTCAACCCGGATAGCATCTGGGCCACCCGCACCCAGAACATCACCGTGCTGGGCCACAACGCGAGCACCAGCACCTTCTCCACGCTCGTGGGCGCGGCCAACTACACCTTCAACCCCTCCACGGGCAACCAGGTGACGATCCCCGTCACCTCCACCGTGAGCGAGGTGCGGCTCCAGTTCAACTCCAACACGGGCTCCACGGGCGCCCAGGTGGCGGAGTTCCAGGTGATTGGCTCGCCGACGGCGGGCTCGGCCACCTACGCGCTGACCGTCAACAACGGCTCGGGCAGCGGCGCCTACGCGGCCAACACCGTGGTGAACATCACCGCGGCGGCGCCCCCTTCCGGCCAGGTGTTCAGCGCCTGGACGGGCGGCGTGGCGGCGAACTTCGGCAACATCAACGCGGCCTCCACCACCTACCGGACGTCCGCGGCGGCCACGACGATCTCCGCCACCTACGTGCCCGCCTCCCAGGGCGGCAGCCGCTACGAGGCGGAGTCCGCCACGCTGAGCGGTGGGGCCGTGGTGACCACCAACCACGCCGGCTACACGGGCTCGGGCTTCGTGGAGGGGTACTGGACCCAGGGCGCCAGCACCCGCTTCAACGTCTCGGTGGCCAGCGCCGGCTGGTACGACCTGGGCCTGCGCTACGGCAACGGCTTCGCCGAGTCCAACATCTCCTACTACGTGAACGGCGCCAAGCTGGGCCAGAGCATCCTGCCCACCACGGGCAACTGGGACACCTGGCTCACCAAGACCGAGGTGGCCTACCTCAACGCCGGCACCAACCAGGTGACGTACCAGTACGACGCCGGTGACGGGGCGAACATCAACCTGGACGCGCTGTCCCTGGCCGCCACCACCGCCCAGAAGCCGGACCTGTCGGTCAGCGACATCCAGTGGTCCTCGGCGAGCAGCCCGCCGCAGCAGGGCGAGGCCATCACCTTCAAGGCCGTGGTGAAGAACTCCGGCACCGCGGCGAGCCCCAGCGGCGTCCACAAGGTCTCCTTCCGCGTGGGCGGCCAGGAAGTGGCCACCTCCACGCTGCCCACCAGCACGTCGCTGGCGGCCGGCGCGAGCACCACGCTGACGGCCAACTCCACCTGGTCCACCGCCTTCGGCACCTACCCGGTGACGGCCGTCGTGGATCCGGACAACACCATCGCCGAGTTCAGCGACGCCAACAACAGCCTCACCAAGAGCCTCACGGTGTCCCAGAGCCCGGGGCCGGACCTCGTGGTCCAGTCCATCTCGTGGAGCCCCAGCACGCCCTCGGCCGGCACCGCCGTGAGCTTCACGGTGAACGTGGCCAACCAGGGCCTGAACGCGACGACGGGCAACTCCGTGGCGCTCCGGCTCGTCATCGACGGGAGCACGACGCTGACGGGGGCCACCTCCTCGTTCCTGGCCGCGGGCGCTTCCGCCGCGGTCACCTTCAGCGGCACGTGGACGGCCGCCAACGGCAACCACACCTTCGTGGCGACGGTGGACCCGGCCAACGCCATCAACGAGGCGGTGGAGAGCAACAACACCCAGTCGTCGAGCCTGTACGTGGGCCGTGGCGCCAACGTGCCCTGGCTGCAGTACGAGGCGGAGAGCGGGCGCACCAACGGCACCGTCCAGGGCCCTGGCCGCCAGCTGGGCACCATCGCGGGTGAGGCCTCGGGCCGCAAGGCGGTCGTGCTCGACGCGACGGGCGAGTACGTGGAGTGGACCACCTCGGCGCCGGCCAACGCCATCGTCGTGCGCAACAGCATGCCCGACGCGGCCGGCGGTGGCGGCATCCAGGCCACGCTGAGCCTCTACGTCAACGGCAGCAAGCTGGGCACGCTGAACCTCTCCTCCAAGGAGGCGTGGGTCTACGGCGATGACGCCACCCAGTACAACAACCCCTCCGCGGGCCCGCCGCGCCGCATCTACGACGAGTCCAGCAAGCTGCTGAACACCACCATCCCCGCGGGCGCCACCGTGCGCCTGCAGAAGGACTCGGGCGACACCTCGCCGTACTACGCCATCGACTTCGTCGACCTGGAGCTGGTGGCGGCGCCCATCGCCAAGCCGGCCGGGTACGTGGACGTCACCCAGGCGGGCAACGGCTGGGAGCCGGCCATCCCGAACGACGGCAAGGCGGACGACAACGCCATCAGCCAGGCCATCTGGGCGGTCGAGGCGGGCCGGTTCTCCGGCGTCTACCTGCCGCCGGGCGTGTACGACCAGACCAACAAGATCCAGGTCAAGGGCGTCACCATCCAGGGCGCGGGCCTGTGGCACACGCGGCTCTACAACGCCAGCCTGGCGGAGGATGCCGGCTGGGGCCAGACGGGCTTCATCATCACCGGGGACAACGCGAAGTTCCGCGACTTCGCCATCTTCGGCGCCACCGACGGCCTGCGCACGCAGGGCGGCAAGGCCTGGGTCAACTCGGCCTTCAAGAACACCGTCATCGAGAACATGTGGATTGAGCACGTGCACTGCGGCTACTGGGTGGGCGGCCCCTCGGAGTCGACCAACCTGCGCATCAGCAACGTGCGCATCCGCAACACCGGCGCGGACGGCGTCAACCTCTGCAACGGCAACAAGGACAGCATCATCGAGAACTCGCACGCCCGGAACACCGGCGATGACGCCTTCGCCATCTGGTCCGCGAGAGACCTCTACCCGCAGCCGAACATCAACAACGTCATCCGCAACTGCACCGTGCAGCTCGTGTGGCGCGCCGCCGCGTACGCCGTGTACGGCGGCCGGGGCAACCGCATCGAGAACAGCATCGCCTACGATGTGATGACCTACCCGGGCCTGACCGTCAGCTCCGAGTTCAACCCGTTCCCCCTGGAGTCCGTGACGATCGACGGCCTGACGCTGGTGCGCACCGGCGGCACCTACTGGAACGGCCAGCAGTTCGGCTCCATCTGGCTGCGCGCGGACCAGACCCCCACGAACGGCATCACCATCAAGAACGTGGACATCGTGGATCCGACCTACCAGGGCATCAGCATCCAGAGCAACGGCGGCTCCTTCGCCAACGTGGCGTTCGAGAACATCACCATCAACAACCCGACGACCTACGGCGTGCAGGTCCTGCCGACGGCCCAGGGTGGCGCCAGCTTCACCAACGTGACGGTGAACAACGCGCCCTCCGGGAAGTTCGCCAACCAGGCCGGTGGCGCCTTCACGGTCACCAAGGGCACGGGCAACAACTGGTAA
- a CDS encoding SOUL family heme-binding protein has translation MNRQQQAWVFGTGAALAGVLAWAGKRVFSERAAEQPVYESLGEQDGVELRQYPALAVAATRVEGTFAPSVEEGFHRLAGYIFGSNLKKESFDPAAPEVLQHRYWTPEAQRLEMTAPVFFQRQDEAWRMTFVMPSEFTLESLPVPIDSRIRLEAVAPKRMAALRFSGRATEEAVKAWTAELLERLHRQRLHPVGEPLLAQYNSPLMPPFLRKNEILIEVRLAAVH, from the coding sequence ATGAACAGACAACAGCAGGCCTGGGTGTTCGGAACGGGGGCGGCGCTGGCGGGGGTCCTGGCCTGGGCTGGCAAGCGGGTGTTCTCCGAGCGGGCAGCCGAGCAGCCCGTCTACGAGTCCCTCGGCGAGCAGGACGGCGTGGAGCTGCGGCAGTACCCGGCCCTGGCCGTGGCGGCGACGCGGGTGGAGGGCACCTTCGCCCCCAGCGTGGAGGAGGGCTTCCACCGGCTCGCGGGCTACATCTTCGGCAGCAACCTGAAGAAGGAGTCCTTCGACCCGGCGGCGCCGGAGGTGCTGCAACACCGGTACTGGACCCCGGAGGCCCAGCGCCTGGAGATGACCGCCCCCGTCTTCTTCCAGCGCCAGGACGAGGCGTGGCGGATGACCTTCGTGATGCCCTCGGAGTTCACGCTGGAGTCCCTGCCGGTTCCCATCGACTCACGCATCCGGCTCGAGGCGGTCGCGCCCAAGCGGATGGCCGCGCTGCGCTTCTCCGGCCGGGCCACCGAGGAGGCCGTGAAAGCCTGGACGGCCGAGTTGCTGGAGCGCCTGCACCGCCAGCGGCTGCACCCGGTGGGCGAGCCGCTCCTGGCCCAGTACAACTCGCCGCTCATGCCGCCCTTCCTCCGGAAGAACGAGATCCTCATCGAGGTCCGGCTGGCGGCCGTGCACTGA